The following proteins are encoded in a genomic region of Populus trichocarpa isolate Nisqually-1 chromosome 13, P.trichocarpa_v4.1, whole genome shotgun sequence:
- the LOC7481698 gene encoding putative F-box protein At1g67623 has product MVNRKKNMTKGRRKTSRHEFFKYFPKDLLTEVLARVASASISDLFTAKLSCKEFLEAASENYIFEHITIEKLPVIPWRISHGASSFLARCKENGNPEALFRQGMVEFFSSNKPESGFQHLKNAARKGHVEAIYTCGVILVCHGGQFKQEGIELLSSLKNYKSRHRTIKECRDKIKEILQSMWIDRREAGIGPEEPKSHGRTCNCSKFNKRGWIDEEEYTTCDYCVWDHEATLFCKILRARGFGIS; this is encoded by the coding sequence ATGgtgaatagaaagaaaaacatgacaAAGGGGAGAAGAAAAACTAGTCGTCATGAGTTTTTCAAGTACTTTCCCAAAGATTTATTGACAGAAGTTCTTGCTCGCGTGGCCTCTGCATCGATTTCAGATCTCTTCACAGCTAAATTAAGCTGCAAAGAGTTTCTTGAAGCAGCATCAGAGAACTATATTTTTGAACACATCACAATCGAGAAACTCCCAGTTATTCCTTGGAGGATTAGCCACGGTGCCTCCTCTTTCTTGGCCCGTTGCAAGGAGAATGGGAACCCTGAAGCTTTATTTAGACAAGGGATGGTCGAGTTCTTTAGTTCCAACAAACCAGAATCAGGATTCCAACACTTGAAGAACGCGGCCAGAAAAGGGCACGTAGAAGCAATATACACATGCGGCGTCATCCTTGTATGCCATGGCGGGCAATTTAAACAAGAGGGTATAGAACTGCTTTCTTCTCTGAAGAACTACAAATCAAGACACCGCACAATTAAAGAGTGTAgagacaaaataaaagagattctTCAAAGCATGTGGATTGACAGAAGGGAAGCCGGTATTGGACCAGAAGAACCCAAGAGCCATGGAAGAACCTGCAACTGTAGCAAATTTAACAAGAGAGGATGGATTGATGAGGAAGAGTATACCACTTGTGATTATTGCGTATGGGATCATGAAGCAACTCTGTTTTGTAAAATTCTAAGGGCTAGAGGCTTTGGAATATCATAA